A region of Nakaseomyces glabratus chromosome M, complete sequence DNA encodes the following proteins:
- a CDS encoding 40S ribosomal protein eS10 (CAGL0M04873g~Ortholog(s) have role in rRNA export from nucleus and cell surface, cytosol localization) has protein sequence MLMPKEERTKIHRHLFQEGVVVAKKDFNQPKHDEIDTKNLYVIKALQSLTSKGYVKTQFSWQYYYYTLTEEGVEYLREYLNLPEHIVPGTYIQNAQQAQRPNRRY, from the coding sequence ATGTTGATGCCAAAGGAAGAAAGAACCAAGATCCACAGACACTTGTTCCAAGAAggtgttgttgttgctaAGAAGGACTTCAACCAACCAAAGCACGATGAAATTGACACCAAGAACTTGTACGTTATCAAGGCTTTGCAATCCTTGACCTCCAAGGGTTACGTCAAGACTCAATTCTCTTGGCAATACTACTACTACACCTTGACTGAAGAAGGTGTTGAATACTTGAGAGAATACTTGAACTTGCCAGAACACATTGTTCCAGGTACTTACATTCAAAACGCTCAACAAGCTCAAAGACCAAACAGAAGATACTAA
- a CDS encoding uncharacterized protein (CAGL0M04851g~Protein of unknown function), which translates to MGLRRNKTLVLEYKRNSCTALSQSTYCTAGFHTNSQNYDNFSENYRRVQDYKILVLHYFCKQR; encoded by the coding sequence ATGGGTCTCAGAAGGAACAAAACCTTGGTACTGGAGTATAAGAGAAACAGCTGTACAGCGCTTTCACAGTCCACATATTGTACAGCAGGTTTTCACACAAACTCGCAAAACTACGACAATTTCTCTGAGAACTACCGTAGAGTCCAAGATTATAAGATACTCGTGCTACACTATTTTTGCAAACAGAGATAG